The following nucleotide sequence is from Gammaproteobacteria bacterium.
TACTCAAACGTGCTAATGCTGCGCTGGTTTTTGCCATCTGCATCAAAGAGAAAAGCCCCTCCTGCATTCTTGCACCACCACTGGCGGTGAAACAGATAAATGGACTATTTTTTTCAATACAGATATCAACACCGCGTACAAATCGCTCCCCCACCACAGAGGCCATTGACCCACCCATAAAACGAAATTCAAATGCAGCAGCCACCACAGGCAACTCTTTGAGCTGCCCTTGCATCACGATCAATGCATCCTTTTCATCTGTATTTTTTTGTGCTTGATTTAAACGGTCACGATATTTTTTACTATCACGGAATTTGAGAATATCAATAGGCTCAAGATCAGCGCCAATCTCTTCACCACTCTCTTTATCTAAAAACAGATTCAGCCGTAAGCGCGCACCAATTCGCTCATGATGGTCACATTTTGGGCAAACATAATGGTTACGCTTCAGCTCGGCACGATACAACATCGACGTACACGAAGAGCATTTTGTCCAAACGCCTTCAGGGACTGATTTCTTGCCAGCACTCTCTGTTCGGATTTGTGAAGGTAATAAATTGGATAGCCAGCTCATTTTTTAATTTCCAGATTATAAAATAACTCAATTTGCATCCATCGCTTGCCGCATAGAACGAAGCACACTGGATATATCACTGATTAGACGATCACTTCTACCATTGGACTCTTCAACTTTTCGCACCAATGCACTGCCTACAATCACTGCGTCTGCAATTTTTGAAACGGCTGCCGCTGAGCTTGCATCTTTAATGCCAAAACCAACACCAATCGGTAAATCAGTCAAACGACGAATCTGCGCCACCTTCTCTTCGACAGCGCCAACATCAAGATTACCTGCGCCCGTAATTCCTTTAACAGCCACATAATAAACAAAACCACTGGCAACTGCACATATCTTGCTGATACGCGCTTCATTTGTGGTGGGTGATAACAAAAATATCGGGTCACATGGCTGACCTTTCAAAGCAAGCAATAAGTCACCCGCTTCCTCAGGGGGCAGATCAACCGTCAATACACCATCCACACCCGCTTGGCCTGCTGCCTGCGCAAAGTGCTTGACTCCCATCACTTCAATCGGATTCAAGTAGCCCATCAAAATCACAGGCGTTTTATTATCGACTTCACGAAAATGTTGCACCATCGCCAGCACATCTTTTAGGCTGACATTATGTTTCAAGGCTCGCTCACTGGCCTTTTGAATCACTGGCCCATCGGCCATCGGATCAGAAAAGGGCACACCCAGCTCAATAATATTCGCACCCGCCTTGACCATTGCATGCATCAAAGGCACCGTCACTTCGGGTGCAGGGTCACCCGCCGTCACATAAGGAACCAGCGCCTTGCGCCCTTCAGCACGCAGTTCGTTAAAACAGTTTTTTATACGACTCATACTGTAATTCCCTCCAGCGCCGCAACAGTGTGGATGTCTTTATCGCCTCGCCCTGAAAGATTAATAATAATATTTTTATCTTTATCCATCGTTGCTGCCAGTTTTGCACCGTATGCCAAAGCATGACTCGATTCCAAGGCGGGCATGATGCCTTCGATACGAGTTAACGTATGAAATGCAGCGAGCGCTTCATCATCCGTGATAGCGACATACTCTGCCGCACCACAATCTTTTAACCAAGCATGCTCTGGGCCTACCCCTGGATAATCCAGCCCCGCTGAAATAGAGTGAGTTTCAATAATCTGACCATTGTCATCCTCCATCAAATAGGTTCGATTGCCATGAAGCACACCCGGCCGACCTTTACAAAGCGGCGCGGCATGGCGACCTGTTTCAAGCCCATCACCGGCAGCCTCTACACCGTATTTTTTTACAGTATGATCATTCAGAAAAGGATAAAACAACCCCATCGCATTAGAGCCTCCACCGACACATGCCACCAACGCATCAGGCAAACGCCCTGCTTGCTCTTGAATTTGCTCACGCGCTTCGCGGCCGATAATCGCTTGAAAATCACGCACCATGACAGGATAAGGATGCGGCCCTGCTACCGTACCGATAATGTAGAACGTATTATCAATATTGGTCACCCAATCTCGCATCGCTTCGTTCAGTGCATCTTTCAATGTTTTGGAGCCCGATTCAACGGGAATCACTGTCGCACCCAACAACTTCATTCGATAAACATTAATCGCCTGGCGTTTGATATCTTCAGAGCCCATGTAAACCACACACTCCAAACCAAAACGAGCAGCCACGGTAGCCGTTGCCACACCATGCTGACCCGCACCCGTTTCAGCAATCACACGCGGTTTACCCATCGCTTTCGCAAGCAGAGCCTGGCCTACAGTGTTATTCACCTTGTGCGCGCCGGTATGGTTCAAATCTTCTCGTTTCAGATAAATTTGTGCGCCACCTATCTTCTGACTCCAACGTTCAGCATGGTAGAGCGGCGAAGGGCGACCGACAAAATGCGTCAAATCATGATCCAATGCTTTAATAAAGGCAGGATCTTTCATGTGAGTTTCATAAGCCTCGCGTAACTCTTCCAGCGGCCCCATCAATGTTTCAGCGGCAAAGATTCCGCCGTAAGGCCCGAAGTGGCCGCGCTCATCAGGCAGGGACATTAAATCTATAGCGCTATTTTGTCCGACATTATTTTGAATCGACACTTATTACACCTTCTACAAATTCAAACATTTTCAAGGGATCTTTAATGCCCTTGCTCAACTCAATACCACCACTCACGTCAACCGCGTAAGGTTGTACTTGCATGATCGCTTCTACAACATTTGTTGGTTTTAAACCACCGGCCAGAATAATCGGCTTACGTAACCCTGCTGGGATTGCTGCCCACTCAAATGTATTTCCCGTTCCACCTGGTACTCCTTTTTGATACGCATCAAGCAACAGAGCTTGCGCTGAACTATAGTGATGAGCTTCTGCTTTCAAATCAACACCATCACGCATACGAATCGCTTTAATATAGGGCTTCCCATAAGCTTCACAGCATTGCACAGACTCATCGCCGTGAAACTGCAAAACATCCAGATGCACGTTGGCCAAAATATTTTTAATTTCAGGCTCAGCCGCATTCACAAACAGACCAACGACACTCACAAAAGGTGGCAGCAGGTGCACAATATCTTGCGCGCACTGAATATCCACCGCACGCGGACTCGGCGCATAAAAAACCAGACCAATGGCATCCACTCCCATTGATGCGGCTTTAAAAGCATCTTCAGGCTGAGTGAAGCCACACATTTTAATACGAGTACGCATGATTAAAACCGTTTACACAATGTGCGGAAGGATACCGCACTTCACAGTGTTTTTACCATACCAGTGGCATCGCCTTCGTCTCTGGAATTTCATATTTTTCAGGATAAGTTACATTCACAAAATACAAACCGTGCGGCGGTGCCGTCACTCCGCCTTGAGTGCGATCACATACTTCCAGCAACTCTTGCGCCCACTCAACAGGCCGCTCACCCGCGCCAATGGCCATTAATACACCCGCAATATTGCGTATCATATGGTGTAGAAAAGCATTCGCTTCAACATCAAGCGTAATAAATGGCCCACTGCGATCAACCTCCAATGAATGAATGGTTCGTACTGGATTTTTCGCCTGACAAGCCACGGCTCGATAGGAGTTAAAATTATGCTCTCCAATCAATAACTGCCCCGCCGCTGCCATTTTTTGTACATCCAGATCACGACGATCCCATGAGACTCGCCCCGCCAGAAAAGAGGGGCGCACTTTTCGGTTCATAATAATGTAGCGATAACGACGACGAGTGGCAGAAAAACGGGCATGAAATGTATCGTCCACCGGCTTCGCCCACAGCACACTCACCTCTTCAGGCGAGTTGACATTCGAACCCATCACCCAGGAGTGCATGGTACGCTCAGCATCCGATTCAAAATGCACCACCTGCCCCATGCCATGCACACCACGATCAGTCCGCCCCGCGCAAAACAGTCGTACAGGATGATTTGCAACGATAGATAACGCAGCTTCCAGACAACCTTGTACCGTACGCGTACCATCCTGTACTTGCCACCCAAAAAAGCTTTGGCCATTATATTCAACACCTAATGCAATACGCATGTTTTTACCGTTTTTGTGCCACCATTTTCACTTCATTCCGAAACCCTTGCGAAGAGTCACCCACATACCCTTCTTCACGATAAACCAGCAAACGCATTTGTGAAAAAAACGTCAACAGTTCGTTATCTGCAAGACGAAAATCTGGATTACTCGGCCCTGATTCGTCCACCTGTAAACGACTGAATGTTTGATAGAACAATAACCCCCCAGAGCGCAGTGCATCCTGAATGGCTGGCATCAGAGAACGATCCAGAAAATAGCTGACAACAATCACATCAACACTATTAGGCAACATGGGTTCCTGCACTACATCTCGCATTTCAGCATGGAATGATTTAGAAAGCCCCTGAGCCTTAGCCGTTTCATTTAACCGCTGAACCGCTACATCAGAGATATCCCACGCCAAAGTTTCTAAGCCATGCTTAGCGAGCCAAAGTGCATTTCTTCCCAACCCACAAGCCAGCTCCAATGCTTGCCCCTGCTTTGGTAACAGATAACTATTTTCTCTTAACACCGCAACAGGATCACCCGAATCTGTCACTTCACTATAAATTTTATTCCACTTTTCTTTGATTGCTACCATACCTGACATAAACTCTCACCTTAGCTATGATTAGATTTTGATCAATTTTGGGAATTATATACTTATGAAAAGCAACTTGGCACTTTTAATCATTACATTGATTTTTTCAAGCCAGACATGGAGTAAAACTGCATTCAAAGAAGGGGTTCATTACCATTTAATTCAAAATTCGACAAATCAACAAACCAATAAAAACAATATACAAGTGAAAGAGTTTTTCTGGTACGGCTGCCACACCTGTTACGCCCTGCAACCTTACTTTGAACATTGGGTTAAAACAAAAGCTGACCGTATTAAATTTGAGCGAATCGCAGCAATGACTCATGACAACATGGAGTTGTTGGCAAGAAGTTATTATGCGGCAATGGAATTAAACCTCAGCAAACAGATCCATATTCCTCTATTTACTGCAATTCACGGACACAAAACAAAAATAGAAAACCAGACTCAACTGATCGCCTTTCTCAAAAAGCAGAAAATTGACAGCAAACAGTTTATCAAAACAATGCAAAGCCCAGAGATTACAAAACAGATTAAACGTGCCAAGCAACTCGGAGAGCAGCTTGAAATTACAGGCCCACCAACGATGACTATTGGGGGTCGTTACCGAATTGATCCAAGCGGAGTCGGCAGTGCCAGTGAATTTATTGATTTACTTGATTTTTTATTAGCCCGATAAAAAGCGGGGTATTCTACGCTTTATCGTATCTCGTTCCCGTGTGGGAACGAGAGTATTGTCATGACTCATCAACACCTACTTTCCAGCACGTACCAAATAACCTAACCCAACCTCTTCAAGCGCTTGTGAAAGTATTTCACGAATCGCATCAGCATCTTCACACTGAAGCGCTTTAGCCAAAACCTCTTGCGCCTGAGGCACAGTGAAATGACGAATGACTTGCTTAACTCTGGAAAGCGCAAACGCGCTCATACTCAAATTATCAACCCCCATCGCAATCCACAAGATTGCTGCAGCAGGATCACCTACAATCTCCCCGCAAATGCCCACAGGCTTACCTAACGGCGCAACAGATTCTGTAACTTGTATCAGCGCCTTCAATAATGAAGGGTGCAAACTGTCATAAAGCTGTGCAACACGCGGATTATTTCGATCCACTGCTAATAAATATTGAGTAAGATCATTCGTTCCCACAGAAATAAAATCGACTCGCTTAGCCAATTCAGCTGCTTGATAAACAGCCGAAGGGACTTCAATCATCACTCCTGTCTTTGGCCTTTGAATATGCAAACCACCGTCAACCAACTCATCAAATACTGATTTTACAATGCCCAGTGCAGCATCTACTTCGCTGATATGACTCACCATTGGAAATAGTATTTGCAAATTATTCAAGCCCATGCTTGCACGCAACATCGCACGAATCTGGGTTCGAAAAATTTCAGGGTGATCCAGAGTGATACGAATTCCCCGCCACCCTAGAAAAGGGTTTTCTTCTTTGATTGGAAAGTAGGAGAGATGTTTATCTCCACCAATATCTAAAGTACGCAATGTGACAGGAGAAGGGGAAAATGTATCCAGCACGACACGATAAATCAGCCGCTGTTCATCTTCACCGGGAAAGCGCTCGCGTGCCATAAAAGGAAATTCGGTACGATACAAACCGACCCCTTCAGCACCACATGCCAAAGCTGCTGATATATCGGATGAAAAACCTGTATTAGCCAATAACTTGATACGAAAACCATCGACTGTTTGTGCTGTTTTATTACGCAAGCGATTGAGCTCAGTTGTCAGCTCACGCTCCTCATCAGCGAACCGCTTGTATTCCGATCGCATCGCAGCAGAAGGGGAAGGATAAAAGCAACCACGATAACCATCGATAATGACATTTTTCTTATCCATTTTCCCAACGGATAAATTGATTGCGCCAACAACAGCAGGAATTCCCAGTGCATGCGCCAAAATAGCGACGTGCGATGAACGTGAGCCATTTGCAGAAACAATCCCGGCAAGACGTTCCACTGGCACTTCGGCAAGCGCGGCGGCAGACACTTCCTCCCCTACAAGGATCGTATGCTTTGGATATTCGAGTGGTTTGCGCTTACCGCTCTGCAAACTAAGCAATATACGTCGCCCCAGATCATAAATATCATCCGCCCGCTCCCGCAAATAAGGGTCTTCAATTTCCTCAAAAAAATGAGCATGTTCATTAACAGTATCTCTGAGTGCTCCGGCCGCCCAACTTCCTTTCTGAATACGCTCAATCGTTCGATCAACCAACCCGCCACCATCCAGCATCAGCAGATAAGCATCAAAAAGTGCACGATCCTCTGGAGCCAGCACCGAACTCAATCGCACCATTAAGCGCCTGATATCAGCCCTGACTTCAGACAGTGCTTTTTGAAACACAGTGATTTCGGCATCAATATCGACAACCTGGCGATCAGGCACCGCATCCAGATCCGCCGCAGGGTAGACCACGAGTGCAACACCAACAGCCACACCAGGTGAACCAGGAATCCCTGTAATTGTTTGATTTTGGTTATTGACCTGACCAGACGCAGACTTATTAGATAACATTTGGGCATGAGCAACCGCCCCCGCAAGCTGAATAGCAATCGTCTGTAAAAAAGCAACTTCATCTTCGTTAAAATAACGTTTCCAACGCTGGCGAACCACGAGAACGCCGAGTACCTTTCTGAAGTGAATAATCGGTACACCTAAAAAACCGGGAAGGTGGTCATCCTTCAGATCTTTCATCCGCTGGTAACATGGATGCTCAAACAAGTTTTCCAGATTGAGTGACTCTTCACGCCGACAAACCAGACCAACGAGTCCTTCATTTTTTTTTAAACTAACTTTACCAACGGATGTCTCAGCCAAACCCGCTGCCGCCTCCAACACATAACACTCGCGCTCAACATTTTCCAAATAAATGGAGCAAGCATCTGAAGATGTTGCCTCTTTGATACGCCGCACTACTTGGGACAGCAATTGATCCAGACGACGTATATTATTAACGTCCTGAAGAATGCTGTGAAGTGAAGCGAGCATAGATTACGGATAATCCACGATCAACACCTGCCTGCACTTCGCCGTGAGGGCGTATTTTTATAAACCAGCGGTGCTAACTCATTCAACGCATGATGATAAACTTTACGTTTAAACCAGACAACAGACTTAACAGGGTACCAATAATTAACCCAGCGCCAACCATCAAATTCAGGAACATCACACGCATCAAACCTCAGCTTGCTCTCCTCAGCCACCAGGTTAAGCATGAACCAAACCTGTTTTTGCCCAATACAGAGAGGCCTGCTATGCGAACGAATGAGATGTTTAGGAAGATCATAACGCAACCAATCACGAGTTTGCCCCATGATATTCACATGTTCGGGCTCAAGCCCTAATTCCTCTTTCAGCTCGCGATACATCGCCTCCTGAGCTGATTCATTTTCACGAATTCCTCCTTGTGGAAACTGCCATGAGCCCTGACCAATGCGCCGAGCCCAGAGCAACTTACCGGAATTATTACTCACAATAATACCAACGTTATGTCTATACCCTTCTGAGTCTATCATTTTGAGCTCACCATAAAACGAAATACACTTTGTCATGCGATGCGCAATCTGTTATAAATTTTTAATTTTTAGCGCAACCAAATTTATTCCTGATAACTTTATCATAAAAGGAGTCGTAATCGTTGGCTTTAGCAATTTTTGATCTGGACAATACTTTATTAACAGGTGACAGTGACTATCTGTGGGGGCGTTACCTTGTTGAAAACAAGATTGTTGACCCTGATTTTTATGATCGGGAAAACAGACGCTTCTATCAAGAGTATGGAGCAGGCACACTGGATATTAACGAGTTTCTTCGTTTTTCACTAAAGGTACTTGCCGCTCATGATAAAAAAATACTTTTTGACTGGCGTAAAGATTTCATCGAACAAAAAATTATCCCGATCATTCCTGCCGCAGCACACCATTTGCTGAATAAACATCGAGAACAAGGAGATATTCTGCTTATCATCACTGCAACCAACCGCTTTGTGACTGAGTTAATCGCAAAAGAGCTGGATATTGAACATTTACTTGCGACAGATCCTGAAGAAAAAGAGGGTCAATATACTGGAAATTTTACAGGTATACCCACATATCAGGAAGGCAAGGTCGTTTGCCTGAAAGAGTGGCTCAAGGTACAACAAATAACATTAGAGGGGAGTTGGTTCTACTCTGATTCACATAATGATCTACCACTTTTAAAAATTGTTGACAACCCAATTGCAGTAGATCCTGATGAGACTTTAAAGCAATATGCTAATCATCATGGATGGCCAACAATAAGCCTTCGATCATAAGTATTTCACGCAACAAAAAAGCCCCGACAAGCAGAGCCTGCTGGGACTTTTTTATTTTAACTTAGGTTTTAATTTATTTTACAAGCTTCTCTTTAATGCGAGCCGCTTTACCGCGTAACTCACGAAGATAGTACAGCTTAGCACGACGTACCACACCACGACGCTTCACTTCAATCGAATCAATCGCTTGACTGTAAGTTTGAAAAACACGCTCGACACCTTCGCCATGAGAGATTTTACGTACCGTAAATGCCGAATTCAGGCCTCGATTTCGTTTTGCAATTACAACACCCTCGAAAGCTTGCAAACGCTCTCTTGTTCCTTCTTTTACTTTAACCTTTACAACAACAGTATCGCCCGCTCCAAACTTAGGCACTTCACGCCCCATTTGCTCTGCTTCGATCTGACTGATCAAATTACTCATAACGCATCCCCATCAATATCAAATTAATAAACTAGTTTTCAACTTCCCGCTTGAACTCTTCGAGCAATGACTGCATTTCATTATCAAGCACTGCTTTTTCCAATAAATCTGGTCGCCTTTGCCATGTTCGACCCAATGATTGTTTCTGTCGCCAACGTGCGATCACCTGATGGTCGCCACTCAATAGCACTGCCGGCACTGATCGACCACCAACGACTTCAGGCCTTGTATAATGCGGGCAATCCAACAGATGATTTGCAAATGAGTCTTGCTGTGATGACTCCGTATGCCCCAGCGCCCCAGGCAACAGACGAATCATCGCATCAATCACGACCATCGCAGCCAGCTCGCCACCACTTAGAACATAATCACCAATCGACCACTCTTCATCCACTTCAGCCGCAATCAAACGCTCATCAACACCTTCATAACGCCCTGCGATAAACGTAATATTTTTTTTTTCGAGCAGTGATTCAACACCCACCTGATCCAGAGTTCGCCCCTGCGGCGAGAGATAAATCACTCTGCTCTGCCCACCTGATGCCTTCTTTGCCGCATGAATTGCATCACGCAATGGCTGAACCATCATCAACATACCCGGGCCACCACCATAAGGGCGGTCATCTACAGTGCGATGCCGATCCACAGCATAGTCACGCGGATTCCACGTATCAAACTGTAACAACCCTCTCTTCACCGCCTTACCTGTAACGCCATACTCTACCAGAGCATCAAACATTTCAGGAAAGAGCGTAATAACATCAATTCGCACAGCAAAAAAACCTACGCCGCCTCATCAAAAATCGGGATCCCAATCCACCTGAATAACACCGTCATCCAGGCTAACCTTAAGAACACATTCATCAGTATAAGGAAGCAAACGTTCACGCTCACCTTTCACAACAAGCACATCATTCGCACCCGTTTCGATCAAGTGATCCACCTTTCCCAGTATTTGGCCATCAACAGTGACAACTTCCAGCCCAACCAAATCAGACCAATAATATTCGCCCTGTTCTACTGGTGGCAATTGCTCAGATTTTATTACAATTTCGAGCCCAACCAACTGCGCGGCAACATCACGATCAGTAGAGAATTCAAGCTGGGCAACAACGCCCTTGCCATGAACCCGTCCGGCAATGACCCGAGTCATTTCGGAACCTGCTTCTCTCTTTAAGTACCAGGGCGAATAGGTCAGTATATTTTCTCTAGGAGCCGTATACGAAAAAATTCGCACCCAACCCCGCACCCCATACACCCCAGAAACTTTACCAACAACAACCCAGTCACTCATACCGATTGAGCTGGTTACGCTGCAGCTTGCGCCTTTTTATGCTCCGCCACCAGACCCGAAACACGCTCAGAAAGCTGTGCTCCCAGCGCTTGCCAGTGCTCTACACGCGCCAATTCGAGACGCAACCGTTCTTCATTACCACGAGCCACTGGGTTAAAAAATCCGATCCGCTCAATATAACGGCCATCACGTGGGCTGCGGCTGTCAGTCACAACTATATTGTAAAAAGGGCGTTTTTTAGCACCGCCGCGCGCCATACGTATCGTTACCATCTAGACTATTCAAACCTCTAAAATAAATAAAAACTACTAGCATCAGAAAATACTGATACCATGAAAACCGAGCCATTCTACGGATCAAGCACACCATCTGCAAGAAAAATTTCCACTACTGTAATTTCCCTACAATTTATACAATATTAATACCAAGCCGATATACAACAGACTGAAACCGTGTATTATACGCGCCTTTTAACGAACTTAAGAGTACACAGGATTGGATTCCGTAGCAAAGATTACACAACCCATAATAACACCTCGATCAGAGCATAATATCTCACGCGCATACATCAGTGAAAATGCGCTTACGGTATTGTATTGCCTGAACGAAGCGGGCTACCAAGCCTACCTTGTGGGCGGCTGCATCAGAGATATGCTACTGGGACGTGAGCCCAAAGACTACGATATTGCAACCAGTGCCCGTCCCAATGAGGTCAATGCACTATTTCGTAATTGCCGGTTAGTCGGTCGCCGTTTTCGACTGGCTCACATAAATTTTGGCCGTGAAACAATTGAGGTCGCCACATTCCGCTCATCTCATCAAGCTACGACTGCAGGCGTGGAAGCTGAAAGTGGGCGCGTTTTAAGAGACAATGTTTTTGGCACGCTTGAAGATGATGCGATGCGCCGTGATTTCACTGTCAACTCACTCTATTACGGTATTGATGACTTGGCCATACGCGACTATACCAACGGAATTCAGGATATAAAGAATGGCACTTTACGGCTTGTCGGAGACCCTGATACACGCTATAAAGAAGATCCCGTGCGCATGTTGCGAGCCATACGCTTTTCGACAAAGCTAGGCTTTAGCATTCACACGGACAGTGAACAACCGATTAAAAAACTGGGACATCTTTTAAAAGATATTCCTGCTGCACGCATTTACGAAGAAGTCCTCAAACTATTTCTGGGTGGCTGCGCAGTTCAGACTTTTGGCTTGCTACGTCACTATGGACTGTTTCACAACCTGTTCCCACAACTTTCCACCTGTCTTGAACAAGAGGAGCATGGCTACCCACTCACCTTTGTCGCTCAGGCATTAAGCAACACCGATAAGCGCATATCAGAAAATAAACCCATCAGCCCATCATTTCTTTTTGCCTGTTTATTGTGGGAGCCGGTACGCGTTCTCGCACAAAACATCATACAAAAACAAGGCGTGAGCGAAACACAAGCAATGCAGATGGCAGGCGAAACTGTCATGATGAACCAGTTACCACTCGTCGCAATACCACGCCGTTTCAGTACGCCCATGCGTGAAATATGGAATATGCAATTACGCTTCCAACACCGCTATGGTCAACGCCCTTTACGTTTTTTAACACACCCAAGATTCCGTGCTGCCTATGATTTCATGCTACTACGCGGCATGGCCGGCGAAGAGTTACAGGAAACTTGTGATTGGTGGACAAAATTACAAGATCAACCTGAGGTTCGACATGAATTAACTGCAGGCTCAAAACCCAAAGACTCTTATCGCTCAGCACGCCGAAAACGACCTGCTAAACGTAAAAAACCATCCAGTTGATGACATCCGTTAGAGCTTACGTTGGTCTAGGCAGCAACCTAAACAGCCCAATTCAACAAGTCAAACAAGCACTATCCACACTCAAAGCAGTCCCAAACACAAAACTCATCAGCCATTCGTCGCTTTATCAAAGTGCACCGATGGGGCCGCAAGACCAACCCAACTACATTAATGCAGCTGCAGCACTCGATACAACACTTGATGCAGACACACTATTAACTGCTTTGCAAAGCA
It contains:
- the accD gene encoding acetyl-CoA carboxylase, carboxyltransferase subunit beta; amino-acid sequence: MSWLSNLLPSQIRTESAGKKSVPEGVWTKCSSCTSMLYRAELKRNHYVCPKCDHHERIGARLRLNLFLDKESGEEIGADLEPIDILKFRDSKKYRDRLNQAQKNTDEKDALIVMQGQLKELPVVAAAFEFRFMGGSMASVVGERFVRGVDICIEKNSPFICFTASGGARMQEGLFSLMQMAKTSAALARLSKKGIPFISVMTDPTMGGVSASLAMLGDINVAEPKALIGFAGPRVIEQTVRETLPEGFQRSEFLQDHGVVDMIVDRRHMRDRLHNMLAILTQQPIKKQDEDDVLSGPVV
- the trpA gene encoding tryptophan synthase subunit alpha produces the protein MSRIKNCFNELRAEGRKALVPYVTAGDPAPEVTVPLMHAMVKAGANIIELGVPFSDPMADGPVIQKASERALKHNVSLKDVLAMVQHFREVDNKTPVILMGYLNPIEVMGVKHFAQAAGQAGVDGVLTVDLPPEEAGDLLLALKGQPCDPIFLLSPTTNEARISKICAVASGFVYYVAVKGITGAGNLDVGAVEEKVAQIRRLTDLPIGVGFGIKDASSAAAVSKIADAVIVGSALVRKVEESNGRSDRLISDISSVLRSMRQAMDAN
- the trpB gene encoding tryptophan synthase subunit beta: MSLPDERGHFGPYGGIFAAETLMGPLEELREAYETHMKDPAFIKALDHDLTHFVGRPSPLYHAERWSQKIGGAQIYLKREDLNHTGAHKVNNTVGQALLAKAMGKPRVIAETGAGQHGVATATVAARFGLECVVYMGSEDIKRQAINVYRMKLLGATVIPVESGSKTLKDALNEAMRDWVTNIDNTFYIIGTVAGPHPYPVMVRDFQAIIGREAREQIQEQAGRLPDALVACVGGGSNAMGLFYPFLNDHTVKKYGVEAAGDGLETGRHAAPLCKGRPGVLHGNRTYLMEDDNGQIIETHSISAGLDYPGVGPEHAWLKDCGAAEYVAITDDEALAAFHTLTRIEGIMPALESSHALAYGAKLAATMDKDKNIIINLSGRGDKDIHTVAALEGITV
- a CDS encoding phosphoribosylanthranilate isomerase translates to MRTRIKMCGFTQPEDAFKAASMGVDAIGLVFYAPSPRAVDIQCAQDIVHLLPPFVSVVGLFVNAAEPEIKNILANVHLDVLQFHGDESVQCCEAYGKPYIKAIRMRDGVDLKAEAHHYSSAQALLLDAYQKGVPGGTGNTFEWAAIPAGLRKPIILAGGLKPTNVVEAIMQVQPYAVDVSGGIELSKGIKDPLKMFEFVEGVISVDSK
- the truA gene encoding tRNA pseudouridine(38-40) synthase TruA, with product MRIALGVEYNGQSFFGWQVQDGTRTVQGCLEAALSIVANHPVRLFCAGRTDRGVHGMGQVVHFESDAERTMHSWVMGSNVNSPEEVSVLWAKPVDDTFHARFSATRRRYRYIIMNRKVRPSFLAGRVSWDRRDLDVQKMAAAGQLLIGEHNFNSYRAVACQAKNPVRTIHSLEVDRSGPFITLDVEANAFLHHMIRNIAGVLMAIGAGERPVEWAQELLEVCDRTQGGVTAPPHGLYFVNVTYPEKYEIPETKAMPLVW
- a CDS encoding methyltransferase domain-containing protein → MSGMVAIKEKWNKIYSEVTDSGDPVAVLRENSYLLPKQGQALELACGLGRNALWLAKHGLETLAWDISDVAVQRLNETAKAQGLSKSFHAEMRDVVQEPMLPNSVDVIVVSYFLDRSLMPAIQDALRSGGLLFYQTFSRLQVDESGPSNPDFRLADNELLTFFSQMRLLVYREEGYVGDSSQGFRNEVKMVAQKR
- a CDS encoding thiol:disulfide interchange protein DsbA/DsbL — encoded protein: MKSNLALLIITLIFSSQTWSKTAFKEGVHYHLIQNSTNQQTNKNNIQVKEFFWYGCHTCYALQPYFEHWVKTKADRIKFERIAAMTHDNMELLARSYYAAMELNLSKQIHIPLFTAIHGHKTKIENQTQLIAFLKKQKIDSKQFIKTMQSPEITKQIKRAKQLGEQLEITGPPTMTIGGRYRIDPSGVGSASEFIDLLDFLLAR
- the ptsP gene encoding phosphoenolpyruvate--protein phosphotransferase translates to MLASLHSILQDVNNIRRLDQLLSQVVRRIKEATSSDACSIYLENVERECYVLEAAAGLAETSVGKVSLKKNEGLVGLVCRREESLNLENLFEHPCYQRMKDLKDDHLPGFLGVPIIHFRKVLGVLVVRQRWKRYFNEDEVAFLQTIAIQLAGAVAHAQMLSNKSASGQVNNQNQTITGIPGSPGVAVGVALVVYPAADLDAVPDRQVVDIDAEITVFQKALSEVRADIRRLMVRLSSVLAPEDRALFDAYLLMLDGGGLVDRTIERIQKGSWAAGALRDTVNEHAHFFEEIEDPYLRERADDIYDLGRRILLSLQSGKRKPLEYPKHTILVGEEVSAAALAEVPVERLAGIVSANGSRSSHVAILAHALGIPAVVGAINLSVGKMDKKNVIIDGYRGCFYPSPSAAMRSEYKRFADEERELTTELNRLRNKTAQTVDGFRIKLLANTGFSSDISAALACGAEGVGLYRTEFPFMARERFPGEDEQRLIYRVVLDTFSPSPVTLRTLDIGGDKHLSYFPIKEENPFLGWRGIRITLDHPEIFRTQIRAMLRASMGLNNLQILFPMVSHISEVDAALGIVKSVFDELVDGGLHIQRPKTGVMIEVPSAVYQAAELAKRVDFISVGTNDLTQYLLAVDRNNPRVAQLYDSLHPSLLKALIQVTESVAPLGKPVGICGEIVGDPAAAILWIAMGVDNLSMSAFALSRVKQVIRHFTVPQAQEVLAKALQCEDADAIREILSQALEEVGLGYLVRAGK